A DNA window from Bradyrhizobium sp. CCBAU 53421 contains the following coding sequences:
- a CDS encoding FAD-dependent monooxygenase: MTSKPVETDVLVVGSGPAGATAAALLGMYGVKHILVTKYGWLADTPRAHITNQRAMEVLRDLGLEEKAVAQAVPQHLMANNVFCESLAGEEFGRLYSWGNHPSRKADYDLASPARICDLPQNFLEPILIEAAGQRGTSLCFNTEFVDLVQDADGVTATVKDRLSGETYQIRAKYLIGADGGRSRVAEVIGLPMEGQMGRAGSMNIIVQADLSKYVAHRPSVLYWVLQPGAEIGGIGAGLIRMVRPWNEWLIIWGYDIEQGERKLSNDEAISIVRNLVGDETLEVKVRSTSTWTVNEMYAGHYSSGRVFCVGDAVHRHPPTNGLGSNTSIQDSFNLCWKLKLVLEGHAAPSLLETYSAERQPVGKQIVTRANKSIGDFPPIFEAVGLVASTDPAEARKAIAARKAPTAEGKARRKKLYEAIANKSYEFNCHGVEMNQRYGSTAVVSDGTPMPAFTRDHELYYQATTWPGAHLPHVWVEHQGQRKSTLDLTGKGRFTLLTGIGGDGWKTAATAVEKTYGLPVDVVTIGPQGCDALDIYADWYRQSEVDEDGCVLVRPDMYVAWRAREAAADATDVLLDVFGQILGRSAKAQTKSVAAA; encoded by the coding sequence ATGACCAGCAAACCTGTTGAGACCGACGTCCTAGTCGTCGGCAGCGGCCCGGCCGGCGCGACGGCGGCGGCGCTGCTCGGCATGTACGGTGTCAAGCACATCCTGGTGACCAAATATGGCTGGCTGGCCGACACGCCGCGCGCCCACATCACCAACCAGCGCGCGATGGAGGTGCTGCGCGATCTCGGCCTCGAGGAGAAGGCCGTCGCGCAGGCCGTGCCGCAGCATTTGATGGCCAACAACGTGTTCTGCGAGAGCCTCGCCGGCGAGGAGTTCGGCCGGCTGTATTCCTGGGGCAATCATCCCTCGCGCAAGGCGGATTACGATCTCGCCAGTCCCGCACGCATCTGCGACCTGCCGCAGAATTTCCTCGAGCCGATCCTGATCGAGGCCGCCGGCCAGCGCGGCACCTCGCTGTGTTTCAACACCGAGTTCGTCGACCTGGTGCAGGATGCCGACGGCGTCACCGCGACGGTGAAGGATCGCCTGTCCGGCGAGACCTACCAGATCCGCGCCAAATATCTGATCGGCGCCGACGGCGGCCGCAGCCGGGTCGCCGAAGTGATCGGGCTGCCGATGGAGGGCCAGATGGGCCGCGCCGGCAGCATGAACATCATCGTGCAGGCTGACTTGAGCAAGTACGTCGCGCACCGGCCGAGCGTGCTTTACTGGGTGCTGCAGCCCGGTGCCGAGATCGGCGGGATCGGCGCCGGCCTGATCCGCATGGTGCGGCCGTGGAACGAATGGCTGATCATCTGGGGCTATGACATCGAGCAGGGCGAGCGGAAGCTCAGCAACGACGAGGCGATCTCGATCGTGCGCAATCTCGTCGGTGACGAGACGCTCGAGGTCAAGGTGCGCTCGACGTCGACCTGGACCGTGAACGAGATGTATGCCGGCCACTATTCGTCCGGCCGCGTGTTCTGCGTCGGCGACGCCGTGCACCGCCATCCGCCGACCAACGGCCTCGGCTCCAACACCTCGATCCAGGATTCCTTCAATCTGTGCTGGAAGCTGAAGCTGGTGCTCGAGGGCCACGCGGCGCCGTCGCTGCTGGAAACCTATTCCGCCGAGCGTCAGCCGGTCGGCAAGCAGATCGTGACCCGCGCCAACAAGAGCATCGGCGACTTTCCGCCGATCTTCGAGGCGGTGGGCCTTGTCGCCTCGACCGATCCTGCGGAAGCGCGCAAGGCGATCGCCGCGCGCAAGGCGCCGACCGCCGAAGGCAAGGCGCGCCGCAAGAAGCTCTATGAGGCCATCGCCAACAAGAGCTACGAGTTCAACTGCCACGGCGTCGAGATGAACCAGCGCTACGGATCGACCGCCGTGGTCTCCGACGGCACGCCGATGCCGGCGTTCACCAGGGATCACGAGCTCTACTATCAGGCCACCACCTGGCCCGGCGCGCATCTGCCGCATGTCTGGGTCGAGCATCAGGGCCAGCGCAAATCGACGCTCGATCTCACCGGCAAGGGCCGCTTCACGCTGCTCACCGGGATCGGCGGCGACGGCTGGAAGACGGCGGCCACTGCGGTCGAGAAGACCTACGGCCTGCCGGTCGACGTCGTGACGATCGGCCCGCAAGGCTGCGACGCGCTCGACATCTATGCCGACTGGTATCGCCAGAGCGAGGTGGACGAGGACGGCTGCGTGCTGGTGCGTCCCGACATGTACGTCGCCTGGCGCGCCAGGGAGGCGGCAGCTGACGCCACCGACGTGCTGCTCGATGTGTTCGGTCAGATCCTCGGCCGCAGCGCGAAGGCACAGACGAAGTCCGTCGCCGCCGCGTGA
- a CDS encoding IS110 family transposase — protein sequence MIIALRYVGIDISKKHLDIFDEADGVPRRIANAPQAITQQVARWQCAALVVFEATGIYDLALREALRQAGIQFARINPARARDFARASGLLAKTDPIDARMLAAFARAMQPAPEQVADPARNTLARLAKRRDQLVLMRAQEKNRRSEADDRAMAERIGRLIEVLDSEIAEIEADISALIKAEAEIADDAKLMRSLPGVGPVACMQLIAQMPELGRVGPKQLAALAGLAPFNVDSGAFRGKRKIAGGRKRVRDALYMAALNAVRRADPFKAFYARLRQAGKPAKLALIAVARKLLTVLNAMMRDRKPYLQTKPT from the coding sequence GTGATCATAGCTCTTCGTTACGTCGGAATCGACATCTCCAAGAAACACCTCGATATCTTTGATGAGGCTGACGGCGTGCCGAGGCGCATTGCCAACGCGCCACAGGCCATCACACAGCAGGTGGCGCGTTGGCAATGCGCTGCGCTGGTCGTCTTCGAGGCGACGGGTATCTATGACCTCGCGCTTCGCGAGGCGCTGCGTCAGGCCGGGATCCAGTTCGCACGGATCAACCCGGCTCGTGCCCGCGACTTTGCACGGGCTAGCGGCCTACTCGCCAAGACCGATCCGATCGATGCGCGGATGCTGGCGGCCTTTGCGCGGGCCATGCAGCCTGCCCCCGAGCAGGTCGCCGATCCTGCACGCAACACTTTGGCGAGGCTTGCAAAACGGCGGGATCAGCTGGTCCTCATGCGCGCCCAGGAGAAGAACCGGCGCAGCGAGGCCGACGATCGCGCCATGGCCGAACGCATTGGCCGCCTCATCGAGGTCCTCGACAGCGAGATCGCCGAGATCGAGGCGGACATCAGTGCATTGATTAAAGCCGAAGCGGAGATCGCGGACGATGCCAAGTTAATGCGTTCGCTGCCCGGCGTGGGTCCGGTAGCCTGCATGCAGCTGATCGCGCAGATGCCGGAACTCGGGCGGGTCGGGCCGAAACAACTCGCAGCGCTCGCTGGCCTGGCTCCCTTCAACGTCGACAGCGGCGCCTTCCGCGGCAAGCGCAAGATTGCGGGCGGCCGAAAGCGCGTTCGTGACGCCCTCTATATGGCGGCCCTCAACGCAGTTCGCAGAGCTGATCCGTTCAAGGCCTTCTATGCACGACTGCGACAGGCCGGAAAACCAGCCAAACTCGCCCTCATCGCCGTCGCCAGGAAGCTGCTAACGGTCCTCAATGCCATGATGCGAGACCGAAAGCCGTACCTGCAGACCAAACCAACATAA
- a CDS encoding maleylacetate reductase, which produces MPAAGASTAPVAAAGSAGQGTFSYCSQQYRVVFGTGTSARLGEESERLGIKRALVLTTPEQQDLGRTLGAGLGDRLAGLFAGARMHTPVEVTNEALRIVESRDIDGLVAIGGGSTVGLGKALSLRTGLPHIAVPTTYAGSEMTPILGETSNGIKTTQHSQDLVPDTVIYDVDLTVSLPPHISAASGLNAIAHAVEALYAPEANPLTSLMAEEGIAALARALPRIMTAPADIGARRDALYGAWLCGVCLGAVGMSLHHKLCHVLGGMFDLPHAETHAIVLPHAAAYNAAAAPEAMARVARALHSANAPQGLFDLARQLALPRALSDIGMPEDGIARAAEMAVRNPYANPRPVERAPIDQLIAAAWRGDAPVQH; this is translated from the coding sequence ATGCCCGCCGCAGGTGCATCGACCGCGCCAGTTGCGGCGGCCGGTAGTGCCGGCCAGGGCACCTTTTCCTACTGCTCACAGCAATATCGCGTGGTGTTCGGCACCGGCACCTCGGCGCGGCTCGGCGAGGAGAGCGAGCGCCTTGGCATCAAGCGGGCGCTGGTGCTTACCACCCCTGAGCAGCAGGATCTCGGGCGAACGCTCGGCGCAGGCCTCGGCGACAGGCTCGCGGGGCTGTTTGCCGGCGCACGCATGCATACGCCGGTCGAGGTCACCAACGAGGCGCTTCGCATCGTCGAGTCCCGCGACATCGACGGGCTGGTCGCGATCGGCGGCGGCTCGACGGTCGGGCTCGGCAAGGCGCTGTCGCTGCGCACCGGGCTGCCGCATATCGCTGTCCCGACCACGTATGCCGGCTCGGAGATGACGCCGATCCTTGGCGAAACCTCGAACGGCATCAAGACCACGCAGCATTCCCAGGATCTGGTGCCTGATACCGTCATTTACGACGTCGATCTCACCGTCAGCCTGCCGCCGCACATCTCCGCCGCCAGTGGCCTGAACGCAATCGCCCATGCCGTCGAGGCGCTTTATGCGCCCGAGGCCAATCCGCTGACCTCGCTGATGGCGGAGGAGGGCATCGCCGCGCTAGCCCGCGCGCTGCCGCGCATCATGACGGCGCCGGCCGATATCGGGGCGCGGCGGGATGCGCTCTATGGCGCCTGGCTGTGCGGCGTCTGCCTCGGCGCGGTCGGCATGTCGCTGCACCACAAGCTCTGCCACGTGCTGGGCGGCATGTTCGACCTGCCGCACGCCGAAACCCATGCGATCGTGCTGCCGCATGCCGCCGCCTACAACGCCGCGGCGGCGCCGGAGGCGATGGCTCGCGTCGCACGCGCGCTGCACAGCGCCAATGCTCCGCAGGGCCTGTTTGATCTCGCCCGGCAGCTCGCACTGCCGCGCGCGCTCTCCGACATCGGCATGCCCGAGGACGGCATCGCCCGCGCCGCCGAGATGGCGGTGCGCAACCCCTATGCCAATCCAAGACCGGTCGAACGCGCCCCGATCGATCAACTCATCGCGGCAGCCTGGCGCGGCGATGCGCCCGTGCAGCACTGA
- a CDS encoding ABC transporter substrate-binding protein has translation MTKDHSNVMSFDRRRVLQGIAGGFAAAGTTTLFAPAVRAANKPIKIGYVSPKSGPLAAFAEADDFVLGEFRKFIKDGVKVGSQTYPVEVVTKDSQSNPNRAAEVAKELITRDNVSLIVVGATPETNNPVATQCELEQVPCISSVAPWQTNFIGRQANPGDPKSWKPFDYTFHYFWGLEDVIGVFTSMWSQVATNKSVGALFPNDADGNAWGDTTIGFPPVMAKHGFKLTDPGRFQNLTDDFSSQIAAFRGADAEIVTGVIIPPDFTTFWNQARQKGLKPKVVSVAKALLFPASVQALGKGGNNISTEVWWTPTHPYKSSLSGVSAADLAKGYEQASGKQWTQPIGFVHSLFEVAIDAIKRSNDPTDGAALAKAIGATKLDTIVGQVAFGSSAVPPFAAKNIAKTPLVGGQWRLNGDRYDMVITDNRLAPQIPLGGDMQALS, from the coding sequence ATGACCAAGGACCATTCGAACGTCATGTCTTTCGATCGTCGCCGCGTGCTGCAAGGTATCGCCGGCGGCTTCGCCGCAGCAGGCACGACGACATTGTTCGCGCCGGCCGTGCGCGCCGCCAACAAGCCGATCAAGATCGGTTATGTCTCGCCCAAGAGTGGCCCGCTCGCGGCCTTTGCCGAAGCCGATGATTTCGTGCTCGGCGAATTCCGAAAGTTCATCAAGGACGGCGTCAAGGTCGGATCGCAGACCTATCCGGTCGAGGTGGTGACCAAGGACAGCCAGTCGAACCCGAACCGCGCCGCCGAGGTCGCCAAGGAGCTGATCACCCGCGATAATGTCAGCCTGATCGTGGTCGGCGCCACGCCCGAGACCAATAATCCGGTGGCGACGCAGTGCGAGCTCGAGCAGGTGCCGTGCATCTCCTCCGTGGCACCGTGGCAGACCAATTTCATCGGCCGGCAGGCCAATCCCGGCGATCCCAAGAGCTGGAAGCCGTTCGACTACACCTTCCATTACTTCTGGGGCCTCGAGGACGTGATCGGCGTCTTCACCAGCATGTGGAGCCAGGTCGCGACCAACAAATCGGTCGGCGCGCTGTTTCCGAACGATGCCGACGGCAACGCCTGGGGCGACACCACGATCGGCTTCCCGCCTGTGATGGCCAAGCACGGTTTCAAGCTCACCGATCCCGGCCGCTTCCAGAATCTCACCGACGATTTCAGCTCGCAGATCGCCGCGTTCCGTGGCGCCGATGCCGAGATCGTCACCGGCGTGATCATCCCGCCCGACTTCACCACGTTCTGGAATCAGGCGCGGCAGAAGGGGCTGAAGCCGAAGGTCGTGTCGGTCGCCAAGGCGTTGCTGTTCCCGGCGTCGGTACAGGCGCTCGGCAAGGGCGGCAACAACATCTCCACCGAGGTGTGGTGGACGCCGACGCATCCCTACAAATCGAGCCTCAGCGGCGTCAGCGCCGCCGATCTCGCCAAGGGATATGAGCAGGCCTCCGGCAAGCAATGGACCCAGCCGATCGGCTTCGTGCATTCGCTGTTCGAGGTCGCGATCGACGCCATCAAGCGCTCGAACGACCCGACCGACGGCGCGGCGCTGGCGAAGGCGATCGGTGCCACCAAGCTCGACACCATCGTGGGCCAGGTCGCATTCGGCTCCAGCGCGGTGCCGCCATTCGCCGCGAAGAACATCGCCAAGACGCCGCTGGTCGGTGGCCAATGGCGGCTCAACGGCGACAGATACGACATGGTGATCACGGACAACAGACTGGCGCCGCAGATCCCGCTCGGCGGCGACATGCAGGCGCTGAGCTAG
- a CDS encoding bifunctional cytochrome P450/NADPH--P450 reductase, giving the protein MASGNRLSPIPHPPTKPVVGNMLSLDSAAPVQHLVKLSKELGPIFWLDMMGAPLVIVSGHDLVDELSDEKRFDKAVRGSLRRVRAVGGDGLFTADTKEPNWSKAHNILMQPFGNRAMQSYHPSMVDIAEQLVKKWERLNADEEIEVVHDMTALTLDTIGLCGFDYRFNSFYRRDYHPFVESLVRSLETIMMTRGLPLEGLWMQKRRKTLADDVAFMNKMVDEIIAERRGNTAATDDKKDMLAAMMTGVDRATGEQLDDVNIRYQINTFLIAGHETTSGLLSCTIYALLKHPEVLKKAYEEVDRVLGPDIDARPTYQQVTQLTYITQCLKEALRLWPPAPAYGIAPLGDETIGGKYKLKKNTFITILVMALHRDPSVWGPNPDVFDPENFSREAEAKRPINAWKPFGNGQRACIGRGFAMHEAALAIGMILQRFKLLDVHRYQMHLKETLTVKPDGFRIKVRPRDDKDRGAFAGSTGAVAAAPKAPRAPTTRPGHNTPMLVLYGSNLGSAEELATRMADLSEINGFATRLGPLDDYVGKLPEEGGVLIICASYNGAAPDNATQFVKWLENDLPKDAFAKVRYAVFGCGNSDWAATYQSVPRFIDEQLTKHGARAVYPRGEGDARSDLDGQFQKWFPEAAKVATKEFGIDWNFTRTAEDEPLYAIEPVAQGAVNTIVTQGGAVPMKVLANNELQTKDGAHPSERSTRHIEVELPASLKYRVGDHLSVVPRNDPTLVDSVARRFGFLPADQIRLQVSEGRRAQLPVGNAVSVGRLLTEFVELQQVATRKQIQIMAEHTRCPVTKPKLMAYVGDDEASAGRYRTEVLARRKSVFDLLEEYPACELPFHLYLEMLSLLAPRYYSISSSPAGEAQRCSVTVGVVEAPASSGRGIYKGVCSNYLARRRAGDTVHATIKETKAGFRLPDDNAVPIIMIGPGTGLAPFRGFLQERAARKAQGATLGPAMLFFGCRHPEQDFIYADELKAFAADGVGELFTAFSRADGPKTYVQHLVAAQKDRVWELIQKGAIVYVCGDGGKMEPDVKATLMSIYRERTGVDTDAAARWIEEMGTRNRYVLDVWAGG; this is encoded by the coding sequence ATGGCATCCGGTAACAGACTGAGTCCGATCCCGCATCCGCCGACGAAGCCGGTGGTCGGCAACATGCTGTCGCTGGATTCGGCCGCGCCGGTGCAGCACCTGGTAAAGCTCTCCAAGGAGCTCGGGCCGATCTTCTGGCTCGACATGATGGGCGCGCCGCTCGTGATCGTGTCCGGTCACGACCTGGTCGACGAGCTCTCCGACGAGAAGCGCTTTGACAAGGCGGTGCGCGGCTCGCTGCGCCGGGTGCGCGCGGTCGGCGGCGACGGGCTGTTCACCGCCGACACCAAGGAGCCGAACTGGAGCAAGGCGCACAACATCCTGATGCAGCCGTTCGGCAACCGCGCCATGCAGTCGTATCACCCGAGCATGGTCGATATCGCCGAGCAGCTGGTCAAGAAATGGGAGCGCCTCAACGCCGACGAGGAGATCGAGGTCGTCCACGACATGACGGCGCTGACCCTCGACACCATCGGGCTGTGCGGCTTCGACTATCGCTTCAATTCATTCTACCGCCGCGACTACCATCCCTTCGTGGAATCGCTGGTACGCTCGCTCGAGACGATCATGATGACCCGCGGCCTGCCGCTCGAGGGTCTATGGATGCAGAAGCGGCGCAAGACGCTCGCCGACGACGTCGCCTTCATGAACAAGATGGTCGACGAGATCATCGCCGAGCGGCGCGGCAACACCGCCGCGACCGACGACAAGAAGGACATGCTGGCCGCGATGATGACCGGCGTCGACCGCGCCACCGGCGAGCAGCTCGACGACGTCAACATCCGCTACCAGATCAACACCTTCCTGATCGCCGGCCACGAGACCACCTCCGGCCTGCTGTCGTGCACGATCTACGCGCTGCTGAAGCATCCCGAGGTGCTGAAGAAGGCCTATGAGGAGGTCGACCGCGTCCTTGGACCCGATATCGATGCGCGGCCGACCTATCAGCAGGTCACCCAGCTCACCTACATCACCCAATGCCTGAAGGAGGCGCTGCGGCTGTGGCCGCCGGCGCCGGCCTACGGCATCGCGCCGCTGGGCGACGAGACGATCGGCGGCAAGTACAAGCTGAAGAAGAACACCTTCATCACCATCCTGGTGATGGCGCTGCACCGCGATCCCTCGGTCTGGGGCCCGAACCCCGACGTGTTCGATCCGGAGAATTTCAGCCGCGAGGCGGAGGCGAAGCGCCCGATCAATGCCTGGAAGCCGTTCGGCAACGGCCAGCGCGCCTGCATCGGCCGCGGCTTTGCCATGCACGAGGCGGCGCTGGCGATCGGGATGATCCTGCAACGCTTCAAGCTGCTCGACGTGCATCGCTACCAGATGCATCTGAAGGAGACGCTGACCGTCAAGCCCGACGGCTTCAGGATCAAGGTGCGGCCGCGCGACGACAAGGATCGCGGCGCGTTCGCCGGCAGCACGGGCGCGGTTGCGGCCGCGCCGAAGGCACCGCGCGCGCCGACCACGCGCCCCGGCCATAACACGCCGATGCTGGTGCTTTACGGCTCCAACCTCGGCTCGGCCGAGGAGCTGGCAACCCGCATGGCCGATCTCTCCGAGATCAACGGCTTCGCCACGCGGCTCGGACCGCTGGACGACTATGTCGGCAAGCTGCCGGAAGAGGGCGGCGTCCTGATCATCTGCGCCTCCTATAACGGCGCTGCGCCCGACAATGCGACGCAATTCGTCAAATGGCTAGAGAACGACCTGCCGAAGGACGCCTTCGCCAAGGTGCGCTATGCGGTGTTCGGCTGCGGCAACAGCGATTGGGCCGCGACCTATCAGTCGGTACCGCGGTTCATCGACGAACAGCTGACCAAACACGGCGCGCGCGCCGTCTATCCGCGCGGCGAGGGCGATGCCCGCAGCGATCTCGACGGCCAGTTCCAGAAATGGTTCCCGGAGGCGGCGAAGGTCGCGACCAAGGAATTCGGCATCGACTGGAACTTCACCCGCACCGCCGAGGACGAGCCGCTTTATGCGATCGAGCCCGTGGCGCAGGGCGCGGTCAACACCATCGTGACGCAGGGCGGCGCGGTGCCGATGAAGGTGCTCGCCAACAACGAGCTGCAAACCAAGGACGGCGCCCATCCGTCGGAGCGCTCGACCCGGCACATCGAGGTCGAGCTGCCGGCCAGTCTGAAATATCGCGTCGGCGATCATCTCAGCGTGGTGCCGCGCAACGATCCGACCCTGGTCGATTCCGTTGCGCGCCGGTTCGGCTTCCTGCCTGCCGACCAGATCCGCCTGCAAGTCTCGGAAGGCCGCCGCGCACAGCTGCCGGTCGGCAACGCGGTGTCGGTCGGGCGGCTGCTCACCGAGTTCGTCGAGCTGCAGCAGGTCGCGACCCGCAAGCAGATCCAGATCATGGCCGAGCACACCCGCTGCCCGGTGACCAAGCCGAAGCTGATGGCCTATGTCGGCGACGATGAGGCCTCGGCCGGGCGCTACCGCACCGAGGTGCTGGCCAGGCGCAAATCGGTGTTCGATCTGCTCGAGGAATATCCGGCCTGCGAGCTGCCGTTTCATCTCTACCTCGAAATGCTGTCGCTGCTGGCGCCGCGCTATTACTCGATCTCGTCGTCACCGGCGGGCGAAGCACAGCGCTGCAGCGTCACCGTCGGCGTGGTCGAAGCGCCCGCGAGCTCGGGCCGCGGCATCTACAAGGGCGTCTGCTCGAACTATCTGGCGCGCCGCCGCGCCGGCGACACCGTCCACGCCACGATCAAGGAGACCAAGGCCGGCTTCCGCCTGCCCGACGACAATGCCGTGCCGATCATCATGATCGGGCCGGGCACCGGGCTCGCACCGTTCCGCGGCTTCCTGCAGGAGCGCGCCGCGCGCAAGGCGCAGGGCGCGACGCTGGGGCCCGCGATGCTGTTCTTCGGCTGCCGCCATCCGGAACAGGACTTTATCTACGCGGACGAATTGAAGGCGTTCGCGGCCGACGGCGTCGGTGAGCTCTTCACCGCCTTCTCGCGCGCCGATGGCCCGAAGACCTATGTGCAGCATCTCGTTGCCGCGCAGAAGGATCGGGTCTGGGAGCTGATCCAGAAGGGCGCGATCGTCTATGTCTGCGGCGACGGCGGCAAGATGGAGCCGGACGTCAAGGCGACGTTGATGTCGATCTATCGCGAGCGCACCGGTGTCGACACTGATGCTGCCGCGCGCTGGATCGAGGAGATGGGCACGCGGAACCGCTACGTGCTTGACGTCTGGGCCGGCGGGTAG
- a CDS encoding helix-turn-helix domain-containing protein, giving the protein MQETHGILDRFQAEFRGSSEGLGWSSAFASVQRERPFDGHFHALSDNLMVLHRGGPVDITYVMDGKSVARQIPRGGVFFLPAGHACNVVLREALESTHIYLRSDLFAGRDGAANLIGGLAPMLGDQDAVLEHLAAAIGDTITGGLPASSLFVDPIAQAIANRFVAINFHKPSVEAGKHPNLLSVRQMARIREFVDANLDTDIRLDQLAELCGRSTEYFVRLFKATSGISPYQYVLNLRIERARALLADETQSLADIALACGFSHQEHFTRMFRRFTGVTPGRYRRSH; this is encoded by the coding sequence GTGCAGGAGACGCACGGGATCCTGGACCGCTTCCAGGCCGAATTCCGTGGCTCGAGCGAGGGGCTCGGCTGGTCGTCGGCGTTTGCCTCGGTCCAGCGCGAGCGGCCGTTCGACGGGCACTTCCACGCACTGTCGGACAATCTGATGGTGCTGCACCGGGGCGGCCCGGTCGACATCACCTACGTGATGGACGGCAAGTCGGTTGCCCGGCAGATCCCGCGCGGTGGCGTGTTCTTCCTGCCGGCGGGGCACGCCTGCAACGTGGTGCTGCGCGAGGCACTGGAATCCACCCATATCTATCTGCGCTCAGACCTGTTCGCGGGCCGCGACGGGGCGGCGAACCTGATCGGCGGCCTGGCACCGATGCTCGGCGATCAGGATGCCGTGCTGGAGCATCTCGCCGCGGCGATCGGCGATACCATCACCGGCGGGCTGCCGGCCTCGTCGTTGTTCGTCGATCCGATCGCGCAGGCGATCGCCAATCGCTTCGTCGCGATCAATTTCCACAAGCCGAGCGTGGAGGCGGGCAAGCATCCGAACCTGCTCAGCGTCAGGCAGATGGCGCGGATCCGCGAGTTCGTCGACGCCAACCTCGATACCGATATCCGGCTCGACCAGCTGGCCGAGCTGTGCGGCCGCAGCACCGAATATTTCGTGCGCCTGTTCAAGGCGACCAGCGGCATCTCGCCCTATCAATACGTGCTCAACCTGCGCATCGAGCGCGCCAGGGCGCTACTCGCCGACGAGACGCAGAGCTTGGCGGACATTGCGCTCGCCTGCGGTTTCTCCCATCAGGAGCATTTCACCCGCATGTTCCGCCGCTTCACCGGCGTGACGCCGGGGCGATACCGGCGCAGCCATTAG
- a CDS encoding spermidine synthase: MIPWEKIDTARIPGTEGELRLMRRGREFSIMLGTNELMNSRLSGSEEALATLAAKKIEKVARPHFLIGGLGMGFTLRAALAVLGGEAKITVAELVPAVVAWARGPMAEIFGDSLNDPRVSIQEVDVAEVIARNPLAFDAILLDVDNGPEGLTRKANDGLYDASGLKLAHSALRHGGVLAVWSSGPNAKFPKSLSRAGFAVNEIAVRATGRGRGVRHVIWIATKE, encoded by the coding sequence ATGATTCCCTGGGAAAAGATCGATACCGCGCGCATACCCGGCACCGAAGGCGAGTTGCGTCTGATGCGGCGTGGCCGCGAATTCTCGATCATGCTCGGCACCAACGAGCTGATGAACAGCCGCCTGTCGGGCTCGGAAGAAGCGCTGGCGACGCTCGCGGCGAAGAAGATCGAGAAGGTCGCTCGGCCGCATTTCCTGATCGGCGGCCTCGGCATGGGCTTCACGTTGCGGGCCGCGCTCGCCGTGCTTGGAGGCGAGGCGAAAATCACGGTGGCTGAGCTGGTGCCGGCAGTCGTCGCCTGGGCGAGAGGCCCGATGGCCGAGATCTTCGGCGACAGCCTGAACGATCCGCGCGTCAGCATCCAGGAGGTGGATGTCGCCGAGGTGATCGCGCGCAATCCGCTCGCGTTCGATGCCATCCTCCTCGACGTCGATAACGGCCCCGAAGGTCTGACCCGCAAAGCCAATGACGGGTTGTATGACGCCTCCGGGCTCAAGCTCGCGCACAGCGCATTGCGACATGGCGGCGTGCTTGCCGTCTGGTCGTCCGGTCCGAATGCCAAGTTCCCAAAATCGCTGTCGCGGGCCGGGTTCGCCGTCAATGAAATCGCCGTCCGCGCCACCGGCCGAGGCCGCGGCGTCCGTCACGTGATCTGGATCGCGACCAAGGAATAG
- a CDS encoding intradiol ring-cleavage dioxygenase: protein MANFNEHDLTDEVISSFANTPNQRLKFLIEETVKSLHDLVRRTELTFEEWNQAIEFLTRTGQTCTPLRQEFILLSDVLGVSMLVDAVNHREREGATETTVLGPFYVGEHRVTPHGASISEGIDGEVMFVQSRVTDLAGKPLAGAEIDVWHADDDGFYDSQKADYAAHGPSLRARFVTDADGRFSFRTILPCSYPIPIDGPVGDLITATKRHPMRPAHVHFLVKAEGYEPLITHVFLDGDEYLRSDVVFGVKDELIARVEPKREPKLPNGEPVSGQWHLMTYDFQMKPGAGLVPQPMMAAE, encoded by the coding sequence ATGGCCAATTTCAACGAGCATGACCTCACCGACGAGGTGATCAGTAGCTTCGCCAATACGCCGAACCAGCGGCTCAAATTCCTCATCGAGGAGACGGTGAAATCGCTGCACGATCTGGTGCGCCGCACTGAGCTCACCTTCGAGGAATGGAATCAGGCGATCGAATTCCTGACCCGCACCGGCCAGACCTGCACGCCGCTGCGCCAGGAGTTCATCCTGCTGTCCGACGTGCTCGGCGTCTCGATGCTGGTCGACGCAGTCAATCACCGCGAGCGCGAGGGCGCCACCGAGACCACGGTGCTCGGCCCGTTCTATGTCGGTGAGCACCGCGTCACGCCGCACGGCGCCAGCATTTCCGAAGGCATCGACGGCGAAGTGATGTTCGTGCAGAGCCGCGTCACTGACCTCGCTGGCAAGCCGCTCGCCGGTGCCGAGATCGATGTCTGGCACGCCGATGACGACGGCTTCTACGATTCGCAGAAGGCGGACTATGCGGCGCACGGTCCATCGCTGCGCGCACGCTTCGTTACCGATGCCGACGGCCGCTTCTCCTTCCGCACCATCCTGCCGTGCAGCTATCCGATCCCGATCGATGGCCCGGTCGGCGATCTCATCACCGCGACGAAACGTCATCCGATGCGGCCCGCGCATGTGCACTTCCTGGTCAAGGCCGAGGGCTACGAGCCGCTGATCACCCACGTCTTCCTCGATGGCGACGAATATCTGCGCAGCGACGTGGTGTTCGGCGTCAAGGACGAGCTGATCGCGCGCGTCGAGCCGAAGCGCGAGCCGAAGCTGCCGAACGGCGAGCCGGTCTCCGGCCAATGGCACCTGATGACCTACGACTTCCAGATGAAGCCGGGCGCAGGCCTGGTGCCGCAGCCGATGATGGCCGCGGAATGA